A region from the Methylovorus glucosotrophus genome encodes:
- a CDS encoding FAD-dependent oxidoreductase, with protein MPLRLLKYALSRKHPAPRFFRDCTEPKKSYDAVIIGGGGHGLAAAYYLAKDHGITNVAVLEKGYIGGGNTGRNTTIVRSNYLTPEGVNFYDASVKIYEGLSEELDINLFYSTRGHFTLAHTESALRTMRWRAEVNKHVGVDSYVVGPDDISRACPQLDISCSGKAPILGALYHGPGSIARHDAVAWGYARGADSMGVEIFQNTEVTGLDIQSGKIKGVHTSRGYIATNKVLSAVAGFTPRITNMAGVDTPIVIHPLQACVSEPMKPWLDTILVSGSLHVYVSQSSRGELVMGSSLDPYEVHSTRSSLDFVEGLTSHMLDMFPFLSNVKIVRQWAGMADMTPDFSPIMGTTPVEGFYLDAGWGTWGFKATPISGKTMAATMANDQAPELIKPFRLSRFEDYDLTGEKGAASVGH; from the coding sequence ATGCCCTTAAGACTGCTGAAATACGCCCTGAGCCGAAAGCACCCGGCCCCCCGCTTTTTCCGGGACTGTACCGAGCCCAAGAAAAGCTATGACGCCGTGATTATTGGTGGCGGCGGCCACGGCCTGGCAGCGGCCTATTACCTGGCCAAGGACCATGGCATTACCAATGTGGCGGTGCTGGAAAAAGGCTATATCGGCGGCGGCAATACCGGCCGCAATACCACTATCGTGCGTTCCAATTACCTGACACCGGAAGGCGTCAATTTTTACGACGCCAGCGTCAAGATATATGAAGGTTTGTCCGAAGAGCTGGACATCAACCTGTTCTACTCCACCCGCGGCCACTTCACCCTGGCGCACACCGAATCTGCCCTGCGCACCATGCGCTGGCGTGCCGAGGTCAATAAGCATGTGGGCGTTGATAGCTATGTGGTGGGGCCGGATGATATTTCCCGTGCCTGCCCGCAGCTGGATATCAGCTGTAGCGGCAAGGCGCCTATCCTGGGTGCGCTGTACCACGGACCAGGCTCGATTGCCCGTCACGATGCCGTGGCCTGGGGCTATGCCCGCGGTGCAGACAGCATGGGCGTGGAAATTTTCCAGAATACCGAAGTGACCGGCCTCGACATCCAGTCTGGCAAGATCAAGGGCGTGCACACCAGCCGTGGCTATATCGCCACCAACAAGGTGCTGTCGGCCGTGGCCGGGTTTACCCCGCGCATCACCAATATGGCGGGCGTCGATACGCCTATCGTCATTCATCCGCTGCAGGCCTGTGTCAGCGAGCCGATGAAACCCTGGCTGGACACGATTCTGGTCTCCGGCAGCCTGCATGTATATGTCAGCCAGTCCTCGCGCGGCGAGCTGGTCATGGGCTCTTCGCTGGATCCTTACGAAGTGCATTCCACGCGCTCTTCGCTGGATTTCGTCGAAGGCCTCACCTCGCACATGCTCGATATGTTCCCTTTCCTTTCCAACGTGAAGATCGTGCGCCAGTGGGCAGGCATGGCGGATATGACGCCTGACTTCTCACCCATCATGGGCACGACGCCGGTGGAGGGTTTTTACCTGGATGCTGGCTGGGGTACCTGGGGCTTCAAGGCCACGCCGATCAGCGGCAAGACCATGGCCGCCACCATGGCCAACGACCAGGCTCCCGAACTGATCAAGCCATTCCGCTTGAGCCGGTTTGAAGATTACGACCTGACAGGCGAAAAGGGCGCTGCTTCCGTCGGCCACTAG
- a CDS encoding class II glutamine amidotransferase: MCGIVGLLVKNPSMRANIGELMMPMLIGMTERGPDSAGMAVFTAPVAGNELKYSLYAPTMDFNWQGLAHDFDAHLGSKVSLSTKGNHAILISHLETPTIKTWIKEHYPQIHMLSVGQSIDVYKDTGLPADVAARYDLPQLSGTHLVGHTRMATESAITPAHAHPFTAGRDWCLVHNGSLSNANSLRRKLQHEGIDFETDNDTEAACRFLEWRMREGDDLKTALEHGFDELDGFYTLLMGTKDQLALIRDPFACKPAVVAEHDDYVAIASEFRSLAHLPDVKNAHVFEPSPKEMYVWKV, encoded by the coding sequence ATGTGTGGAATTGTAGGTTTGCTGGTTAAAAACCCCAGCATGCGCGCCAACATTGGCGAGCTGATGATGCCGATGCTGATCGGCATGACAGAACGTGGCCCTGACTCTGCCGGTATGGCAGTGTTTACGGCGCCTGTGGCAGGCAACGAGCTGAAGTACAGCCTGTATGCCCCGACCATGGACTTCAACTGGCAAGGCCTGGCGCATGATTTTGATGCGCACCTGGGCAGCAAGGTCAGCCTCAGCACCAAGGGCAACCACGCCATCCTGATCTCGCATCTGGAAACCCCGACCATCAAGACCTGGATCAAGGAACACTATCCACAGATTCACATGCTGTCCGTCGGCCAGTCGATTGATGTGTACAAGGATACCGGCCTGCCAGCTGATGTCGCCGCCCGTTATGACTTGCCGCAACTAAGCGGTACCCATCTGGTGGGCCATACCCGCATGGCCACAGAGTCTGCCATTACCCCGGCCCACGCCCACCCATTCACCGCTGGCCGTGACTGGTGCCTGGTGCACAACGGTTCACTGTCCAACGCCAACAGCCTGCGCCGCAAGCTGCAGCACGAAGGCATCGACTTTGAAACCGATAACGATACCGAAGCGGCTTGTCGTTTCCTGGAATGGCGCATGCGTGAAGGCGACGATCTCAAGACCGCGCTGGAGCATGGTTTTGATGAGCTGGATGGTTTCTACACCCTGTTGATGGGCACCAAGGACCAGCTGGCCCTGATCCGCGATCCGTTTGCCTGCAAACCAGCCGTGGTGGCCGAGCATGATGATTACGTGGCGATTGCCTCCGAGTTCCGCTCGCTGGCCCACCTGCCCGATGTGAAGAATGCGCACGTGTTTGAACCTTCGCCCAAGGAGATGTATGTATGGAAAGTCTAA
- the glnT gene encoding type III glutamate--ammonia ligase yields MKSLEEAQKFLEDHHVKYVLAQFVDIHGVAKVKSVPASHLNDILTTGAGFAGGAIWGTGIAPNGPDYMAIGELSTLSLIPWQPGYARLVCDGHVNGKPYEFDTRVVLKQQIARLAEKGWTLYTGLEPEFSLLKKDEHGAVHPFDDSDTLQKPCYDYKGITRHSPFLEKLTESLVEVGLDIYQIDHEDANGQFEINYTYADCLKSADDYIMFKMAASEIANELGIICSFMPKPFSNRPGNGMHMHMSIGDGKKSLFQDDSDPSGLGLSKLAYHFLGGILAHAPALAAVCAPTVNSYKRLVVGRSLSGATWAPAYIAYGNNNRSTLVRIPYGRLELRLPDGSCNPYLATAAVIAAGLDGVARELDPGTGRDDNLYDYSLEQLAEFGINILPQNLGEALDALEADQVIMDAMGPGLSKEFVELKRMEWVDYMRHVSDWEINRYVQFY; encoded by the coding sequence ATGAAGTCACTGGAAGAAGCACAGAAGTTTCTGGAAGACCACCACGTTAAATACGTGCTGGCGCAGTTTGTCGATATACATGGCGTGGCCAAGGTGAAGTCTGTGCCTGCTTCGCATCTGAACGATATCCTGACTACCGGCGCCGGCTTTGCCGGTGGCGCCATCTGGGGTACGGGTATTGCGCCTAACGGCCCTGACTACATGGCGATTGGTGAGTTGAGCACCTTGAGCCTGATCCCCTGGCAGCCGGGTTATGCCCGCTTGGTGTGCGATGGCCATGTGAATGGCAAGCCTTACGAATTTGATACCCGCGTTGTGCTGAAACAGCAGATTGCCCGCCTGGCGGAAAAAGGCTGGACGCTCTACACCGGCCTTGAGCCTGAATTCTCCCTGCTGAAAAAAGACGAGCATGGTGCGGTGCATCCGTTTGATGACAGCGACACGCTGCAAAAGCCCTGTTATGACTACAAGGGCATTACCCGCCACTCGCCCTTTCTGGAAAAGCTGACCGAATCACTGGTGGAAGTGGGCCTGGATATTTACCAGATCGACCACGAAGATGCCAACGGCCAGTTTGAAATCAACTACACCTATGCCGACTGCCTGAAGAGCGCTGACGACTACATCATGTTCAAGATGGCGGCGAGCGAGATTGCCAACGAGCTGGGCATTATCTGTTCCTTCATGCCCAAGCCGTTCAGCAATCGTCCGGGCAATGGCATGCACATGCACATGTCCATCGGTGACGGCAAAAAGAGCCTGTTCCAGGACGACAGTGACCCTAGCGGCCTGGGCCTTTCCAAGCTGGCCTACCACTTCCTCGGCGGCATCCTGGCCCACGCTCCGGCGCTGGCGGCAGTGTGCGCACCGACCGTCAACTCTTACAAACGCCTGGTGGTGGGCCGCTCGCTGTCTGGCGCCACCTGGGCACCGGCGTACATCGCCTATGGCAACAACAACCGTTCAACGCTGGTGCGTATTCCCTACGGCCGCCTGGAACTGCGTCTGCCCGATGGCAGCTGCAACCCTTACCTGGCCACCGCAGCCGTGATCGCCGCCGGTCTGGATGGCGTGGCCCGCGAGCTTGACCCCGGCACCGGCCGTGATGACAACCTCTACGACTACAGCCTGGAACAGCTGGCCGAATTCGGCATTAACATCCTGCCGCAAAACCTCGGCGAGGCGCTGGATGCGCTGGAGGCCGACCAGGTGATCATGGATGCCATGGGCCCCGGCCTTAGCAAGGAATTCGTCGAGCTGAAGCGCATGGAGTGGGTGGATTACATGCGCCATGTGTCGGATTGGGAAATCAATCGCTACGTACAGTTTTACTAG
- a CDS encoding sarcosine oxidase subunit gamma translates to MTFIQTSPVSHAQHHAHPVMGSLNCMEIALEFGTPQIQQAQAALAGVAEFSAFARFAVKGAGAAEWLSAQGITLPPAANSWLMQDSTLVLRLGNSEYLLEDQFVAGHASRLAQGPAPVGAKLYPVARSDAALVLSGQHALSILAEVCALDVAAELANNQRLLMTQVANISVTLLSQTLNGETVYRLWCDGTYGPYLWHELTAMAQEFGGGPVGLSFYFK, encoded by the coding sequence ATGACTTTTATCCAGACCTCTCCTGTCAGCCACGCCCAGCACCATGCACATCCGGTCATGGGCAGCCTGAATTGCATGGAAATCGCCTTGGAATTTGGTACCCCGCAAATCCAGCAAGCCCAGGCAGCGCTGGCCGGTGTCGCCGAGTTCAGCGCCTTTGCCCGCTTCGCCGTCAAGGGCGCAGGCGCTGCCGAATGGCTGAGTGCGCAGGGCATCACACTGCCACCGGCAGCCAACAGCTGGCTCATGCAGGATTCCACGCTGGTACTGCGTTTGGGCAATAGCGAGTACTTGCTGGAGGACCAGTTTGTGGCGGGTCACGCCAGCCGTCTGGCGCAAGGCCCTGCCCCGGTGGGCGCCAAGCTTTATCCGGTGGCGCGCAGCGATGCCGCTCTGGTGCTGAGTGGTCAGCATGCGCTGTCGATACTGGCCGAAGTCTGCGCGCTGGATGTGGCCGCCGAGCTGGCCAATAACCAGCGCCTGCTGATGACGCAAGTCGCCAATATTTCGGTCACCCTGCTCAGCCAGACACTGAATGGCGAAACGGTTTACCGCCTGTGGTGCGATGGCACCTACGGCCCCTATCTGTGGCATGAACTGACCGCCATGGCCCAAGAATTCGGAGGCGGTCCGGTGGGCCTCTCCTTTTATTTCAAGTAA
- a CDS encoding protein glxC, which produces MESLKFDLAATPLREVNQYLHSPASELNGKHVVIDNPNGAHNIAVGLKSDVKVTIDGHAGYYAAGMNQLASVVVTGSAGTGVAENMMSGVVHVKGFASNAAGATAQGGLLIIDGDAGLRCGISLKGADIVVGGSVGSFSAFMAQAGNLVVLGDAGEALGDSLYEARLFVRGEVKSLGADCEEKPMDDEARQILVDLLAKSGHADVSPDSFKLFGSARTLYNFHVDNAGAY; this is translated from the coding sequence ATGGAAAGTCTAAAATTTGATCTGGCGGCAACGCCTTTGCGCGAGGTTAACCAGTACCTGCACAGCCCGGCTTCCGAATTGAACGGCAAGCATGTGGTGATTGATAACCCGAATGGCGCCCACAATATCGCCGTCGGCCTCAAGTCCGATGTGAAGGTGACAATTGATGGTCACGCTGGTTATTACGCCGCAGGCATGAACCAGCTGGCCAGCGTGGTGGTAACCGGCAGCGCCGGCACCGGTGTGGCCGAGAACATGATGTCCGGCGTGGTGCACGTCAAAGGCTTTGCCTCCAACGCAGCCGGTGCCACGGCACAAGGTGGCCTGCTGATTATTGATGGCGATGCTGGCCTGCGCTGCGGTATCTCGCTCAAGGGCGCCGATATCGTGGTCGGCGGTTCGGTCGGCAGCTTCTCCGCCTTCATGGCGCAAGCCGGTAACCTGGTGGTGCTGGGCGATGCTGGCGAAGCCCTGGGTGACTCCCTGTACGAAGCCCGTCTGTTTGTGCGCGGCGAGGTCAAGAGCCTGGGTGCCGATTGCGAAGAAAAACCGATGGATGACGAAGCCCGCCAGATTCTGGTGGACCTGCTGGCCAAGTCCGGCCATGCCGATGTCAGCCCGGACAGCTTCAAGCTCTTCGGCTCCGCCCGCACGCTGTATAACTTCCATGTCGATAACGCAGGAGCTTACTAA
- a CDS encoding FMN-binding glutamate synthase family protein has product MSDTPKTPQTQPRFSATFDPYTLSEIRRAAATGIYDIRGAGAKRKLPHFDDLLFLGASVSRYPLEGYREKCGTDVVLGTRFAKKPIHLKTPVTIAGMSFGALSGPAKEALGRGASAVGTSTTTGDGGMTPEERGQSSILVYQYLPSRYGMNPDDLRKADAIEVVIGQGAKPGGGGMLLGQKISDRVAKMRCLPKGVDQRSACRHPDWTGPDDLEIKIAELREITDWEKPIYVKVGATRPYFDVTLAVKAGADVVVLDGMQGGTAATQEVFIEHVGIPTLAAIRPAVQALQDMGMHRKVQLIVSGGIRNGADVAKALALGADAVAIGTAALVALGDNDPRLESEYQALGTTAGAYDDWHEGKDPAGITTQDPELMKRLDPVKAGRRLANYLAVMTMEAQVIARACGKSHLHNLEPEDLVALTVESAAMAKVPLAGTSWIPGQVQY; this is encoded by the coding sequence ATGAGCGATACCCCAAAAACCCCTCAGACGCAGCCACGGTTCTCCGCGACGTTCGACCCTTACACCCTGTCTGAAATCCGCCGCGCTGCCGCGACCGGCATCTACGACATCCGTGGTGCCGGTGCCAAGCGCAAGCTGCCGCACTTTGATGATCTGCTGTTCCTGGGCGCTTCGGTCAGCCGTTACCCGCTGGAAGGCTACCGTGAAAAATGCGGTACCGATGTTGTACTCGGCACCCGTTTCGCCAAGAAGCCGATACACCTGAAAACGCCGGTGACGATTGCGGGCATGAGCTTCGGTGCCTTGTCCGGCCCCGCCAAAGAGGCCCTGGGCCGTGGCGCCAGCGCCGTTGGCACCAGCACCACTACCGGTGACGGTGGCATGACACCGGAAGAGCGTGGTCAGTCCTCCATTCTGGTGTATCAATACCTGCCATCGCGCTACGGCATGAACCCGGACGACCTGCGCAAGGCCGATGCGATTGAAGTCGTGATCGGGCAGGGGGCCAAGCCGGGCGGCGGCGGCATGCTGCTGGGCCAGAAGATCAGTGACCGTGTTGCCAAGATGCGCTGCCTGCCGAAGGGCGTGGACCAGCGTTCTGCCTGCCGTCACCCTGACTGGACCGGCCCCGACGATCTGGAAATCAAGATTGCCGAGCTGCGTGAAATTACCGATTGGGAAAAACCCATCTACGTGAAGGTCGGCGCGACTCGTCCATACTTCGACGTTACTCTGGCAGTGAAAGCCGGTGCCGATGTCGTGGTGCTGGATGGCATGCAAGGCGGTACTGCCGCCACGCAGGAAGTGTTCATCGAACACGTCGGCATTCCTACGCTCGCCGCCATTCGTCCCGCTGTGCAAGCCCTGCAGGATATGGGCATGCACCGCAAGGTGCAGCTGATTGTGTCCGGTGGTATCCGTAACGGTGCCGACGTGGCCAAGGCACTGGCCCTGGGTGCCGATGCCGTGGCGATTGGTACCGCCGCGCTGGTGGCGCTGGGTGACAACGACCCACGCCTTGAAAGCGAATACCAGGCCCTGGGCACCACCGCTGGCGCCTACGACGACTGGCATGAAGGCAAGGACCCTGCAGGCATCACCACGCAAGACCCCGAGCTGATGAAGCGTCTCGACCCGGTAAAAGCAGGCCGTCGCCTTGCCAACTACCTGGCCGTGATGACCATGGAAGCCCAGGTAATCGCCCGTGCCTGCGGTAAATCCCATCTGCACAATCTGGAGCCGGAAGACCTGGTCGCATTGACCGTCGAATCCGCCGCCATGGCCAAGGTGCCGCTTGCTGGCACCAGCTGGATTCCAGGCCAGGTGCAGTACTAG
- a CDS encoding helix-turn-helix domain-containing protein, whose product MATPSNTASADIAPVMSDSDARSLGRHLGNVIRQIRLQHGLTIADISERASISRGMLSKIENGLVSTSLETLEQIANALGVTLSRLFRDYNIQTSSAQLVKHGQGMEVVRRGTKRGHTYHLLAYDQGPKKTFEPFLITLEDPGEEFPPFEHSGTEFIHMLEGEVEYKVGNETFLLQPGDSLTFRGEQPHRPERLVSAPVKFLSIIHHDFPDTPEE is encoded by the coding sequence ATGGCAACCCCATCCAATACTGCTTCCGCCGACATTGCGCCGGTGATGAGCGACAGCGACGCCCGGTCGCTGGGTCGCCATCTGGGCAACGTCATACGCCAGATTCGCCTGCAGCATGGCCTGACCATTGCGGATATTTCCGAGCGTGCCAGCATCAGTCGCGGCATGTTGAGCAAGATAGAAAACGGTCTGGTGTCCACCAGCCTGGAAACACTGGAACAGATTGCCAATGCGCTGGGCGTGACGCTGTCGCGGCTATTTCGCGACTACAACATCCAGACCAGCAGCGCACAGCTGGTGAAGCACGGACAGGGCATGGAAGTGGTGCGCCGTGGCACCAAACGTGGGCACACCTACCACCTGCTGGCCTATGATCAGGGCCCGAAAAAAACCTTCGAGCCCTTCCTGATTACCCTGGAAGATCCGGGCGAGGAATTCCCGCCCTTTGAGCACAGCGGCACCGAGTTCATCCACATGCTGGAAGGTGAGGTTGAATATAAAGTGGGCAATGAGACCTTTCTGCTGCAGCCAGGTGATTCACTGACCTTTCGCGGTGAGCAGCCACATCGGCCCGAGCGGCTGGTGAGCGCGCCGGTGAAGTTCCTCTCCATCATCCATCACGACTTTCCTGACACGCCGGAGGAATAG
- a CDS encoding sarcosine oxidase subunit delta — protein sequence MKLLTCPVNGTRPLSEFVFGGEIRNMPDPAQASDSAWAAYVYNRSGAPGLKKEWWYHSPSGTWFVAERNTLTDQVARTYLYGQEDKA from the coding sequence TTGAAATTACTGACTTGTCCCGTGAATGGAACCCGTCCCCTGAGTGAGTTTGTCTTCGGTGGCGAGATTCGCAATATGCCTGACCCCGCGCAGGCAAGCGATAGCGCCTGGGCTGCCTATGTGTACAACCGCAGTGGCGCCCCCGGCCTGAAAAAAGAGTGGTGGTATCACAGCCCAAGCGGCACCTGGTTTGTCGCCGAGCGCAACACCCTGACCGATCAGGTGGCGCGCACCTATCTTTACGGCCAGGAGGACAAGGCATGA
- a CDS encoding GNAT family N-acetyltransferase, whose protein sequence is MQLQATSISIDNAVAADIPTLCLLLEDLFGIEADFEADTEAQRRGLAMLIAAPDRGIIKVARTAEGKVIGMVSAQLIISTAQGTPAAWLEDMIVDKDYRHAGIGRTLLDAVLQWCKDQGVTRAQILVDTENTPAVGYYQHLGWQPTQLQARRMFL, encoded by the coding sequence ATGCAGCTGCAAGCAACCAGCATTTCTATTGATAACGCCGTCGCCGCTGACATCCCCACGCTGTGCCTGCTGCTGGAAGACCTGTTCGGCATAGAAGCTGATTTTGAAGCGGACACCGAAGCCCAGCGGCGCGGGCTTGCCATGCTGATTGCAGCGCCGGATCGCGGCATTATCAAAGTGGCCCGCACCGCCGAAGGCAAGGTGATCGGCATGGTCAGTGCGCAGCTCATCATCTCCACCGCCCAGGGCACGCCTGCCGCCTGGCTGGAAGACATGATCGTGGACAAGGACTATCGCCATGCCGGCATCGGCCGCACCCTGCTCGATGCCGTATTGCAATGGTGCAAGGATCAGGGCGTCACCCGCGCGCAAATCCTGGTCGATACTGAAAACACGCCCGCCGTGGGCTATTACCAGCACCTTGGCTGGCAACCCACCCAGCTGCAGGCGCGCCGCATGTTTCTGTAA
- a CDS encoding 2Fe-2S iron-sulfur cluster-binding protein produces the protein MSKRLPQRASEWLKRDKPISFYFEGQKYQAYEGDTISSALWAAGETVLGRSFKYHRPRGVLSLANHDVNVMLADGTDTNMRGDVLPVQDGMQLTVVNTDGGVKNDKKRFIDAISSILPVGFYYKAFHTPRSLFPFWENIIRKSAGLGVVNFNYPRELKRKLHTHCDLLIIGAGPTGLTAALMAAPHGLNIIVVDENAQAGGSLSYDLGGSDESAKRLADLLAELAKYPNVTLRTGAYAAGYYTDHLIPIVETTGITKVRAKAVIVASGAFEQPPVFRNNDLPGVMLATAAQRLLARYATKPCESAVVFAANKQGYRAAMDLLDAGVTVKAIVDLRAEGEPCSLVDAIKSRGVAIYNGACVYEVLPAANKFGVKGAVICSYDEASAKPLLHDRFTIDCDGIIMSAGWAPAAALLYQAGTGMRYEKSAEQFVPAKLPAGMFAAGKVNGIFDLAQRLQDGARAASEALTYLGKQVPSVTVDREYIASPSHPYPMVEHPKGKNFVDFDEDISIKDFVHAAQEGFDNIELMKRFTTVGMGPSQGKHSNMNAIRILARIRQLPVERIGTTTARPFFHPTPIGHLAGRGLHPHRLTTLHGWHEAHGAEFTDVGVWKRPAWYRRAGLEKQQAIYEEALAVRKAAGMIDVGTLGKLEVRGPDAAEFLERFYTGSFKTQKIGRTRYALLLDEAGVMVDDGIACRIAEDYFYITASTTNAAAVYREMQRWLQIWQLDVGLVNVTGAYGGINLAGPAARGILSKLTLRPLDDASLPFGAVCDTEIAGVPARLIRVGFVSDLAFEMHVPAGSAQHVWNALLENGVAEGLRPFGTDTQRLLRLEMGNHLIGQDTDGLTQPFEAGSDGAIQFAKPFFIGQRSLQIIARKPLNKRLVPFTLSEGYQGETINECNLVIGADGNIKGRVTSIAFSPTVGRFIGFAYVDPANVAEGAAFNIRTDSDSLVMARVAATPFVQLQSEA, from the coding sequence ATGAGCAAGCGTTTACCTCAGCGTGCCAGTGAATGGCTGAAGCGCGACAAGCCCATCAGCTTTTATTTCGAAGGCCAGAAATACCAGGCCTATGAAGGCGACACCATCAGCAGTGCCCTGTGGGCCGCCGGTGAAACCGTGCTGGGTCGCAGTTTCAAATACCACCGTCCGCGTGGCGTGTTGAGCCTGGCCAATCATGATGTCAACGTCATGCTGGCCGATGGCACCGATACCAATATGCGCGGCGATGTATTGCCGGTGCAGGATGGCATGCAGCTGACCGTGGTGAATACCGATGGCGGCGTGAAGAACGACAAGAAGCGCTTTATTGATGCGATTTCATCGATATTGCCTGTGGGCTTTTATTATAAGGCGTTCCATACGCCACGCAGCCTGTTCCCGTTCTGGGAAAACATCATCCGCAAGTCGGCAGGCCTGGGCGTGGTCAACTTCAACTACCCACGTGAACTCAAGCGCAAGCTGCATACGCATTGCGATCTGCTGATCATCGGCGCTGGCCCCACCGGCCTCACCGCTGCGCTGATGGCGGCTCCGCATGGCCTCAATATCATCGTCGTGGATGAAAATGCGCAAGCGGGCGGCAGCCTGAGCTATGACCTGGGCGGCTCCGACGAGTCGGCCAAGCGTCTTGCTGATCTGCTGGCCGAGCTGGCCAAGTATCCAAATGTCACGCTGCGCACCGGCGCTTATGCCGCTGGCTATTACACCGATCACCTGATTCCAATCGTGGAAACCACCGGCATTACCAAGGTGCGTGCCAAAGCCGTGATCGTGGCGAGTGGCGCGTTTGAACAGCCTCCCGTGTTCCGCAATAACGATTTGCCCGGCGTGATGCTGGCGACTGCCGCCCAACGCCTGCTGGCTCGCTACGCCACCAAGCCATGCGAAAGCGCCGTGGTGTTTGCCGCCAACAAGCAAGGCTACCGTGCCGCCATGGATCTGCTGGATGCCGGTGTCACCGTCAAGGCGATTGTCGACCTGCGGGCTGAGGGTGAACCCTGCAGCCTGGTGGATGCCATCAAGAGTCGTGGCGTAGCCATCTACAACGGCGCCTGTGTCTATGAAGTGCTGCCTGCGGCCAACAAGTTTGGCGTCAAGGGTGCGGTGATCTGCAGTTACGACGAAGCCAGCGCCAAGCCGCTGCTGCATGATCGTTTCACCATAGATTGCGACGGCATCATCATGAGCGCAGGCTGGGCACCGGCCGCTGCCTTGCTGTATCAGGCAGGCACTGGCATGCGCTATGAAAAATCCGCCGAGCAGTTCGTGCCTGCCAAGTTGCCTGCTGGCATGTTTGCAGCGGGCAAGGTGAATGGGATTTTTGATCTGGCGCAACGTTTGCAGGATGGGGCGCGTGCGGCATCTGAAGCGCTGACCTACCTGGGCAAGCAAGTGCCCAGCGTCACCGTGGACCGCGAGTACATCGCCAGCCCCAGCCATCCTTACCCCATGGTGGAGCATCCCAAGGGCAAGAATTTTGTCGACTTCGACGAAGACATCAGCATCAAGGATTTTGTGCATGCCGCGCAGGAAGGCTTTGACAATATCGAGCTGATGAAGCGCTTTACCACGGTCGGCATGGGCCCCAGCCAGGGCAAGCATTCCAATATGAATGCCATCCGCATTCTGGCGCGTATCCGTCAATTGCCGGTGGAACGCATTGGCACCACGACCGCGCGTCCGTTCTTCCACCCCACGCCGATTGGTCACCTGGCCGGACGTGGCTTGCACCCGCATCGCCTGACCACGCTGCATGGCTGGCACGAAGCGCATGGCGCCGAGTTTACCGATGTCGGCGTGTGGAAACGGCCGGCCTGGTATCGCCGCGCCGGTCTGGAAAAACAGCAGGCCATTTACGAAGAAGCCCTGGCCGTGCGCAAAGCCGCTGGCATGATCGATGTCGGCACGCTGGGCAAGCTGGAAGTGCGTGGCCCCGATGCGGCTGAGTTCCTGGAGCGCTTTTACACCGGGTCTTTCAAGACGCAGAAGATTGGTCGCACCCGCTATGCCCTGTTGCTGGACGAAGCCGGTGTGATGGTCGACGACGGCATTGCCTGCCGCATCGCCGAGGATTACTTCTACATCACGGCCAGCACCACCAATGCTGCTGCCGTCTACCGTGAAATGCAGCGCTGGCTGCAGATCTGGCAACTGGATGTCGGTCTGGTGAATGTCACTGGTGCCTATGGTGGCATCAACCTGGCTGGTCCGGCTGCGCGTGGTATTTTGTCCAAACTCACCTTGCGTCCGCTGGACGATGCCAGCCTGCCATTTGGCGCGGTATGCGATACCGAGATTGCCGGGGTTCCGGCCCGCCTGATCCGCGTGGGCTTTGTATCTGACCTCGCGTTTGAAATGCACGTACCGGCTGGCAGCGCCCAGCATGTATGGAATGCCCTGCTGGAAAACGGCGTGGCTGAGGGCTTGCGTCCGTTTGGTACCGATACCCAGCGCCTGTTGCGCCTGGAGATGGGCAATCACCTGATTGGTCAGGACACCGATGGCCTGACCCAGCCGTTTGAAGCGGGTAGCGACGGTGCGATCCAGTTTGCCAAGCCCTTCTTCATCGGCCAGCGTAGTTTGCAGATTATCGCCCGCAAGCCGCTCAACAAGCGTCTGGTGCCCTTCACCCTGTCCGAAGGCTATCAGGGCGAAACCATCAACGAATGCAATCTGGTGATAGGTGCTGACGGCAACATCAAGGGCCGCGTTACCAGCATCGCCTTCAGCCCCACGGTCGGCCGCTTTATCGGTTTTGCCTATGTGGACCCGGCCAATGTCGCCGAGGGCGCTGCCTTCAATATCCGCACAGATAGCGACAGTCTGGTCATGGCCCGTGTTGCGGCCACGCCATTCGTTCAACTGCAATCGGAAGCCTGA